The region tgtgtgttgtcttcaTCTGGTTTTCGTATCAGGGCGATACCATTCTATGAGGTGATggtcttgtagaatgagtttggaagcattcCTCCTCTGCAATTTCTTGAAAGAGGTTTAGAAGGATAGACATTAGCTCTCATCTaactgtttgatagaattctcctcaAACAGGCATATCCTTTTAACCTTCTTTGCTTACCGACACAGAACCCTAAACAGAATCCCCTTTTTTATAAAGTTGACATAAACTTGAATGATAGAGTCATCATGAATGTTATTCAAACATCACAACAGTTGTCTAGAAAAAAGAAGCATATTATTATAACTCCCTCCCCCCAGTTCTGTTCATTTTGATTACTGTGTCCTTTACCTGTTGCTACATAGCAAGTCATCTTAAAAGCAAATGGCTTAATATAATGAAGATTTGTCTGATGATTTCTATGACGGGCAGCTGATCTGAGTTCCGATTGTCTCCTCTTGGGCCTGCTGTCAGCTGGCaggctctgttttctgttttaaaggaTCATCCATGGTGTGGTGTGCAGTGTAGTGCTCTTCTGTCTTGGACCACTTTATGCCAACTTCTTCCTTTTATATATTAGGTCAGTCTTTCGTTTATAGGGAAATGACTAGGTTCCTCAAATGTTAATTGCCTTATTTAAATTTTCCTGTTCCTAATTCATATGTGTCACTTCACTTTATTCCTAATTAGAGGAGCTATCTCCCATCAATTTTAGGTATGACACAACTGCCTGTGCTTAACATACTTCCCTCCACGATGTACTGCCAGGAAGTTTTAACTCTTAGCTAATTAATTAGAGCATAATTCCATATAataaactgtacattttaaagtattcaaatttctgaattttaaaaattagcagtATATTATGTAGTTCCATTTGCATATGATTAAAAAGGGTGTACAataagttttaatttctttgtaatgTTATTGTTAGTAATAGAAttgccctgagcctcagttttatcTTTCAGAAGGAAATGTGGGAGGATAAATCCTACCTTCACTTGGATGTTGTGAGGAATGAATGAAGTGCGTAGAAATACTTTGCTGAGCCCACAAACATTGTTCATGCTTAGGAATATGTATGTACATCTGTATCTGTATACACTTTCTCTGAAATAAATGCCCATGCACACATAGATAGATTTAAACACGCTGTTTAATTTGTAATTCCATCCATTGTCCTGaaaggaaacataagagaaattTGGAAGGAGAGaagtaaaaaaaagtaaaaaaaaaaagaacgtttaaatgaatataaattagaaacaaTGTAGAAATTTTAATATGAAGATTTAAAGTAGAATGTGTGACCttaattttaataatgacttACTTTTCCTATCTTAAATTCCAAAGGCTTCAGAGTCAGATCTACATTTACATTTAGAAAAAGTGAAATTCTCTGTACCAGCTAAGGGGGCAAAATCTGTCCATAGTGACTGAAAGATCAGCGTGTAACATAAATGACCTTATGTAAAGGACGTTCACTGATTGACTCCTAAGGTTAAACTCTACTCCCAGGAGCCggatgtgtgctgtgctgtgctaagtctcttcagctgtgtctgactctgagcgaccccatggactgtagcccgctgggctcctctgttcatggaattctccaggccagaacactgacaTGGAttaccaggccctcctccaggggatcttcccgacccagggatcgtatCTGCCCACCTCTCTTATGTTTCCAAACATTTTTGATGTAAGAAGGAAATCTTTTTAGGTTTTGCAAAACTTGCTTGAAACCAAGTTTTATATTAAAGGAGCAAAGTTATCCCCTGttttgaaaagggaaaaatagtcATATTCAGAGATTCTTGGGTTGTGTTCCCACAACAGATCAAAGCATTGAAGACCCAAAGGACCTAGTCAAGAACAATTGTCAATATTATACTTTTTAGAAAACTTGAACTCAGGGATGTGATGAGATGCTGGGAGTCTTAAAGCTTTGGAAGCTAGAGAAGTAAAGGTGCAGGAGTGAGGAAGCTGAATTTACCTGACTTATAATGGAGTCTCTTAGGAACAGAGAATCAGCAGAAAAAATACATTCTGTTCGGAGCACTTCTCCAAGGGAAATCACGTACTTAGAGGTTGGAATAACAAAGGGAAAACATGTCTAATGAGCTGACACGGGAGATGTAAATATCTCCTCTGCTGCAGTCCCTCAGCCTGTGCCTCTTTGGTTGGACAGGATGTAGTTGTTGCTTTTGCAATCCTACATATGGCTGAGAGAACAATGCCTAATCTCTTATTGCTGTCTTGTGGGGAGACAGAGCGTGGATCTGCATCATCAGCTAGTTAGGGGTGAATTTTGACTTTCACACGGAAGCCTCCCTCACAGAGTTCCCAAAGAGGTGAGTCTGAGCGCTCCACAGACACTGCAGGAGAGGATCAGAGAGAATGGAAGCCAGGAATGTACCAGAGGTCACCCAAGGGCCAATCTAGCACATCCCAGAGGCAAAGGTCATCATGGTTGTTTGCTGGGTTTcctgaaaatgtatttctttatgaTGCTGAAAAAGGAACACTGCACTTGAAAACGAGAGTGTCAATGTTGACAATTAAATCATGctagggaaaggccacccactccaatgttctgacctggagaattccatggactgtatagtccatggggtcgcaaagagtcggacatgactgagcaactttcactttcattggaaGTCCAACAGAAGAATGAATGGAAGGTATTAATTGCATCCAGTGAAAGTGGAACATGAGTCTAAAGTTCTTGCTAATTAACAGGAGTAGACAAGTAGGGTATTAATTGTAAAGGATCAGTCAGTGAGGTGAGggcatttcattttattgtaagATGGGGCATATTAGACTGTGCCTCCACATAGGGGAGAAAGATTTAAACTGAGGACTCTTTGCAAATACACACTTTCAACAGCTGTGTAGGCAGCATACACATTACAGTATCTTCGCTCACTCTTGTGTGcacataagaaaacaaacaaaaaaaacttagtTATGTAAACAAAATGATGTATACTAGGGAGGTTTTCTTTCCAACTATTTTATTATCTGTGAGGCTAAATAGATCTATGGATTTGTTAGTTATGCAAtgtttctctattaaaaaaaagtctctgtaactattttgttttatatagtgGTATCAGAGTAttgttgttcctttttaaaattgcattcttTGACAGGAAggattatttttaacaaaaaccTTAAATTTTTGATATAGTTCTTTTATATATGCATAGAtatatttgtgacattgtataagaACTGATAAATTTTGTTGGTCATATCTGCCAAcattttcttcattgcttttcCAAAAGAATTTGGGTATTTGACCTATGACAATATATGAGTTACAGGTACACCAAACAATGATTTAATACTTGtttatactgcaaaatgatcaccacagtaaatcttaacatctgtcaccacatATAGTGACAATTTATTTCTTGTGAGGTGAGTTTTAGGATATGctgtctcttcagttcagttcagttcagtcactcaggcatgtatgactctttacgaccccatgaatcactgCACAACAgtcctccgtgtccatcaccaactcctggagtctactcaaactcatgtccatcgagttggtgatgctatccagccatctcatcctctgtcgtccccttctcctcctgcccccaatccttttcagtatcaaggacttttccaataagttaactcttcacatgaggtggccaaagtactggagtttcagattcagcatcagtccttccaaagaacacccaggactgatctcctttagggtggactggttggatctccttgcagtccaagggactctcaagagtcttctccaacaccacagttcaaaagcatcaattcttcggcactcagctttcttcaccacatccatacatgaccactggaaaaaccatagctttgaccagatggacctttgttggcaatgtaatgtctctgctttttaatatgctatctaggttggtcataaccttctttccaaggagtaagcgtcctttaatttcatggctgcagtcaccatctgcagtgatttcggagcccaaaaaaataaagtctgacactgtttccactgtctccccatctatttcccatgaggtgatgggaccagatgccatgatcttaattttccgaatgttaagctttaagccaacttttccactctcctctttcactttcatcaagaggcttttcagttcctcttcactttctgccataagggtggtgtcatctgcatatctgaggttattgatatttctcccagcaatcttgattccagcttgtgcttcttccagcccagcatttctcatgcaaCTTTCAATTACAATAAAAAGAGCGTTATGAACTAATGTCACCATGATGCACAGTACATATCGCTCATTGCtctttattgctatttttattactGTAATAATTTGTCACTTTAATATTCTAAATGTGTCAACTCTTGCTGTACGCAAGAAAGGAAAGTGAGAATTCTTTAGCATTCTTAGTGTGATAGACAACTCATATATATTTACTTCTATTAAGAGTTTCTCATCAGTTATTCCTTATTATTCCTTTCAGCCTTCTGattaaattttttcctaaaaattgcATCTCTTCTTATcataattctttaccatttggctTATATTACATAAACGTATTTAAATTCCTCTGTCTATATATAAGATAAAATTATAACTTAGATACTGCTTTTTCCTCACTTCCTAAATGTTCTTCTGTTATATTGTTTCACTTCCAAATCTTTGGTAATTTGATTTGAATTAGAGATCCACGTTAATATTGCTAAATGCTTACTCTTTTGTGTCTTTTTATCAGTTAGTTGTagattttcattccattttattacATCCTATTGTtcaggaaggggcttcccaggtgtattaaaggtaaagaacccatttgccaatgcaggagaattaagagatgcaggtttgatctctgagttgtgaatatcccctggagcagggcatggcaactcactccactcttcttgcctggagaatcctttggacagatgGAGGCTACTGGCAAACTGCAGTCCACACGGTCACATgaggtcaaacatgactgaagttatTTACTTAGCATATGGCATATTGCTCAGAAAACAATATACTTAACATAATTGCACTCTCACCAATATGTTTTGTTCCATAAGTTCTTAGTTTTTGAAAAATCTCTTTCTAAAATGTGTTCTTTTACATGCTTTTATACTTTTACACAAATGGATAGATACAATCCTGAATTCATGATAAATGGTCTTTATATTTTAGTGACAAATCGTCATTATGTTTAATGTTTTCTACCATTCGtccctcttttgtttctttctcagtaataCCTCAGGGACTTGCTTCCAATCAACCAGTATAATGCCGGTCCATTACTTCCATATCTTATAATATCACATGGTGTGACTGTGTGACTCAGACATTTGGTGGTCTATTATATTATTTATCAATAAGTGACTATTATATCACTGCTACAAAAGTACTTTGCAATtcttaatttaatattatttttctcaacCAAGGATAACTGTGTCCCCCAGGAGCCTTTACACAATATTTGTAGACATTATTCACTGTCACACTGATGATGGGTAAGTGGTGGGCAAGGATGCTTCTAAACATCTTGCAATTTATAGGACAGACCCCACCCCAGAGAAGAATCTGGCAGAGAATGTCCGATAGTGCAGAGACTGAGGAATCCTGAGTTAAAAGTTATCCGTGTTTCTAATATCAATGGAAAAGTAGTTCCAGTGtagtttttcatatattcatcTAAAGAGTACTGCTCACTTTTGCACTGGGGTCTTTAGTCCCTTTAAAAAAGATGTGTCAGATAAGGAACTACTTAATTTCCTTCTAGATAGGTGTCCATTTACTCCAGCTTTTATTCAACAATCCTGCCTTTCCCAACCAAATTGGATGCAACTGTCCCATAGGATAGTGTTCATATCTAAAGGGACCTAATTCttaatcattcaacaaataatagcAAAACATTTGCTACTTGCCAGAAATTTCTGGATCATTCTATGTTATATTCTCTTgagtcaaggtcttttctaaattaattattaattcatgTCATAAGTGCTTAATTACTCCTATTACATATATCATGTTTCAGTCAGCTTTTGCTGTTCCATTCAGTTTGCTTTAATACAATTATGTGAAATCACCCTTTTAACTGGTTTTCTATTTTAGCCATATTTTgtcatttcataatttgtatttttttcagtgtgttttttaaataaatgcaaatatagtCACAGGCCTGGGAAAATAAGAATTGAACAAGGCAATTTAAGTCTCTGATGATAAGCATCTCGCAATATACAGACAATGTCACAGtacactgaaataaaatatagtcCTCAGGCTTAAATCATGTAAAGAAATTTATCCAGAATAAGAAGGAATTTTCATGGCCTACTGTGACTTTATAGAGTATGGTCTGGAAAGGCCTTTGGCTGTTGGTCATAGATCAGAACTAGATTTGAAGTGTGCCCATtggattaatttaaaaagtgaaaacattaagATCAAGAGTAGCAAACAAATTATGActcataagaaaaaaagagacaaggCTTGCCTCATTCACTATCAGATCACACAAAAAAAGTTCAGATCATATGGAAAAGCACAGGAAAGACATCTTGTACTGCTTCATGTAACACATCAGAAACTTGtcatattttgtgtgtttttatttttgaattgtgaGTTTACtatctttacttatttttctcttgggaAATTAAATCTGCATGGTTTTGGTTTTTCACATCATTTAGACATAACTGTTTCTCTCCTTGGAAAAGAGatgtttctttctgatttttcctggGCATCAAGGAGATGTAGCTAAAGTTGAAATGTTGTCAAACCAAGGAGGCTTTTCTTTGTCCCATTGTCTCAGGGATGATTTGAGCTTGTTAGATCATCTTTTCCCTTCATCTTATTTCTCTCTCCcatactttttatatttctttaaacacAGGGCAGAAAGTGGTTGTAGTTAAAAGGAACCCTAACTTTGTTACTCTCTCAGAAACTCATGAACTAGAATTTCCGGGCACCATTAAAACACTGTTTAGGAGAAAGTTAATCTGATCTGACCAGCTTGAGTTGCGACCACCCATGGCCCAAGGAGATTGGTTCCAGAGGAGATATTCATGCCAGTGATGTAGTTCAGGAGACTGTGGGGGGTGTGTGCCTGTGCCTTGTGAAGTGAGAGCACTTCTTAAAGCAGAGACACCTGGACTCATATATTAAGTTGACATAAGAAGCTCACAGAGGCCAGAACTCAATCAACAGATGGAACTATGAAAGGGATCTAATATAATTCAAAGGACATGTTTGCATGAAAATTAATAAAGTGCAAAGAACAACATGGAAGGAGGAATTCCCTGTGGACTGAGGTGTCAGTTGTAACAGAGAGGCCACCTTGTTATTCAGCATCCCTTACATCATCTCTAGTCACTCCCCCTCCTGCTCATTCCTCTGGCTTCCTTGTTTGCATTTGAACATGTGGAACAAGTGTCTTGCTCAGGACCTTTGCAGTGGCTGTTGCCTCTTGCCTCTTCCAGGCACACACTTCTCCTGGTGTCATACTGTATCCTTCTGTCTCTTTCTTAAGATCTCTTCAAATAATCTCTTGTTTGTTGGCCTTGCCTGAACACTCAGTACCTAATAAATTTCCCCCCTACTCGCTCCTTTATatctgtctttgttttcttcaaaataaaacatcttcCACATCctgacataaaatatatttatttgaatatcaTCTTTCACCATCCTTGGATTGTGGGAAATTTGTTTTTCAGCACCTCTACTTATTCCCTATATGTGCTTGGAGCATGTTGGCCCtccatataaaatatttctcaaatatctgaaataatttctcattaaaactgaaaatacatgAACTCTTTGAAAGTATGCTGACAATGTGATAAAAATATCTGGTGAGAGGTGAAGTGGGATACATCCTTAGGGAGGGTCTATCTACATACAATATATTAACATCAGTTTCTTGCAAGTAAAATAGAAATACTAGTACTTCAGCTATGCGAGTTATGTGAATTTCATGAAAAATTAGTCAtgttgttctctttttttccaagaGTCACCTTCACCATATGGAACCAGGGAACAATACACACATTTCAAACTTTCTTCTCGTGGGACTTTCAGAGGTACCAGAACTGCAACCCCTCATATTTGGGcttttcctctccatgtacctgatcactgtatttggaaacctgctcatcatcctggccgTCAGCTCAGACCCCCACCTCCAcactcccatgtacttcttcctctccaacctgtcctttgtagacatctgcttcacctccaccaccatcccaagGATGCTGCAAAATGTCCAGATACAGAGCAAAGTCATAACTTATGAAGGCTGCATTGTCCAGATGcatttttacattctctttgcAGGATTAGATGACATTCTCctgactgtgatggcctatgaccgcttcaTGGCCATTTGCCACCCCCTGCATTACACAGTCACCATGAACGCCCAGCTCTGTGGATGGCTGGTTCTGGTCTCCTGGATCATTAGTGTCCTGAACTCCTTGTTACACAACTTAATGATATTGCGATTGTCCTTCTGCTCAGACCTGGAAATCCACCACTTTTTTTGTGAAATCCAACAGCTGATCCAACTTGCCTGTTCTGACACTTTCCTCAATAACACAGTGCTGTATTTTGGATCTGTAATTATGGGGGGCATTCCCCTGGCTGGTATCATTTACTCTTACTCTAAGATAGTGGCCTCTATCTGTGGAATCTCATCTGCTCAGGGGCAGTATAAAGCATTCTCCACCTGTGCATCTCAcctctctgttgtctccttatTTTATTTCACATGTTTAGGAGTGTACCTTAGTTCTTCTGATACCCACAGCTCAGAAGCAAGTGCAATAGCCTcagtgatgtacactgtggtcacacccatgctgaaccccttcatctacagtctgagaaaTAAAGCTGTAAAGAGGGCTCTGAAAAGATTCTTTGGGATGGAAACTTTTTAATAGGCCCATTTGCCCTTGGACTGAAGAAATACCCATGACAGCAGGACTCAAAGCCTCATAGGCAGATATTGTGATTCTTTGTTCAGATTGTGATAATAGTAATTGCTTCTTCAATTTATAGCCTGGTATATCCATTTCTTTGATTTAAACTTacctataaaatttaaaaaatatcctttattaaattttctctgttatctaagtgtttttttttttttgtcatttttctactCTCTCAAATTGACTCAACTTCTTGTGTGACATATATGTAAATTTCCATTTATCTCATGAGACTTCACCCATTTCTTAAGAATAAATTCttctgaaatgaaatattttataatgagtattttttctttcattttaataatcGTGAATTTTGCTTATGGAAAAAAACTGTACCCAAACCTATTACATAATTTCATAGAAGAGTAAAATATGAAACTACATTTTATCACATTTTGGTTCATCGTATCTTGAAACATCACCACTGTAATTGCTCTTTCTGAAAAATTGTAGACATTAACAGATAGTGTGCCTCATAGTACTTCATCTGGTTTTATGCCCTCACAGTGTACTGTTCTCTATGTAGCTCAGTGTCCACTTTACCCACATGAGTCACTGGCAAAAGGGAGCATCAAAAATATGTCTCTAATTGGTGTgtacatgaaacaaaaatttcagtAAGGGTTTGACATTATAAAACCTAGAGTCAGAGGGGAACTTAAGTATGATGTAGCAAAAATTTGTGTCAGATTATTTCTAGGCAAACTTCTTTTCATGGTGTCACTTACTTATTGGTGCATGTCATTTCATTGTCTGTGTGTAAAGAGGTTTATCACTAGGGCAAAGGATTATTTGGTGTAATTGTATCTTTTTATGcttgaaaaaaattccattgCTGCAGCCTATGAATGTGATTCTTTCCTATGCTCTAAATGAATTATGTTCTCCATTCTAATTTCTTTCATAATCAGTAAAAGTCAATGgataatataaatatcatatgtatatgatatatatgatgtaaaatatataaataaaacactttGACACTTTGCTTTCTTCCTATCTCCAACCAATTTTAGCTGTGACTCAACTACCTGTGCTTAACATATTACCTTAAACCACGCAACActagaaatgtttaatttttagctTATTAATTAACATGCAATTGCATACAAAGAActgcacatttttaaagtatacagttttcTAAATGTCCAAAATTAAGAGTATACTATATGGTTCCACTtgtgaataatttaaaaaggtgcacaataaattttaatttcttcatattGTTCTTGTTAACAATAtaatttccctgagcctcagttacctgtgatgaccattttatctactactgtgggcaggaatcccttaaaaaaaatggagtagccatcatggtcaacaaaggagtcagaaatgcagtacttggattcaatctcaaaaatgacagaatgatctctgttcatttgcaaggcaaaccattcaatatcatggtaatcaaaatctatgccccaaccagtaacgctgaagaagctgaagttgaacagttctatgaagacctacaagaccttctagaactaacactcaaaaaagatattcttttcattataggggactggaatacgaaagtacgaagtcaagaaatacttggagtaacaggacaatttggccttggagtacaaaatgaagcagggcaaaggctaatagagttctgtcaagagacgcactggtcatagcaaacaccttcttccaactatgcaagagaagactttatacatgtacatcaccagatggtcaacaccgaaatcagattgattatattctttgcagccaaagatggagaaactctatacagtcagcaaaaacaagaccaggagctgactgtggttggatcatgaactccttattagcaaattcagactgaaattgaagaaagtcgagaaaaccaccagaccattcaggtatgacctaaatcaaatcccttgtgactatacagtggaagtgagaaatagatttaaaagattagatctgatagacagagtgcctgatgaactatggatgcaagtatgtgacattgtacaggagacaggaatcaagaccatctccaaggaaaagaaatgcaaaaatgccaaatggctgtctgaggaggatttacaaatagctgtgaaaagaagggaagagaaaagtaaaggagaaaaagaaagatatacccatttgaatgcagagtcccaaagaataacaaggagagataagaaagccttcctcagtgatcagtgcaaagacatagaggaaaacaaaacaagatcctcatgacccagataatcacgatggtgtgatcactcacctagagccagacatcctggaatgtgaagtcaagtgggcctgagaaagcatcactatgaacaaatgtagtggaggtgatgaaattccagttgagctatttcagaccctgaaagatgatgctgtgaaagtgctgcactcaatatgccagcaaatttgaaaaactcagcagtggccacaggactggaaaaggtcagttttctttccaataccaaagaaaggcaatcctaaagaatcctcaaactaccaaacaattgcattcatgttacatgctagtaaagtcatgcttaaaattctccaagccagacttcagcagtacatgaatcgtgaacttccaactgttcaagctgattttagaaaagccagaagaaccagagatcatattgccattatccgctggattatcaaaaaagcgaaagttccagaaaaacatctattgctgctttattgactatgccaaagcctttgactgtgtggatcacaataaactgtcgaATATtatgaaagtgatgggaatacaagaccacctgacctgcctcctgagatacctatatgcaggtcaaggagaaacagttagaactggacatggaacaacagactggttccaaataggaaaaggagtacgtcaaggctgtatattgtcaccctgtttatttaacttatatgcagagtacatcatgagagactcTAGGCTGGAGAAAacacaaactggagtcaagattgctgggagaaatatcaataactcagatatgcagatgacaccacccttatggcagaaagtgaagagtaactaacgagcctcttggtgaaagggaaagaagagagttaaaaagtaggcttaaagctcaacattcagaaaactaagatcgtggcatctggtcccatcacttcatggcaaatagttggggaaacaattgaaacaatggctgactttatttttctgggctccaaaatcactgcagatggtgattgcggtaGTGAAATAAGACACTTATTCCTtcgatggaaagttatgaccaacttagacagcctattaaaaagcagagacattgcctacaaagcccatctagtcaaggctatgactttgccagtcatcatgtatggatgtgagagttggactataaagaaagttgagcgccgaagaattgatgcttttgaactctggtgttggagaagactctcgagagtcccttggactggaaggagatccaactagttcatcctaaaggagatcagtcctgggtgttcattggaaggactgatgctgaagctgaaactccaatactttggccatctgatgggaagagctgactcatttgaaaggatcctaaagctggaaaagattgagcccaggaggagaaggggacgacagaggatgatatggttggatggcattactgactcaatg is a window of Muntiacus reevesi chromosome 1, mMunRee1.1, whole genome shotgun sequence DNA encoding:
- the LOC136155595 gene encoding olfactory receptor 7A10-like is translated as MEPGNNTHISNFLLVGLSEVPELQPLIFGLFLSMYLITVFGNLLIILAVSSDPHLHTPMYFFLSNLSFVDICFTSTTIPRMLQNVQIQSKVITYEGCIVQMHFYILFAGLDDILLTVMAYDRFMAICHPLHYTVTMNAQLCGWLVLVSWIISVLNSLLHNLMILRLSFCSDLEIHHFFCEIQQLIQLACSDTFLNNTVLYFGSVIMGGIPLAGIIYSYSKIVASICGISSAQGQYKAFSTCASHLSVVSLFYFTCLGVYLSSSDTHSSEASAIASVMYTVVTPMLNPFIYSLRNKAVKRALNTVYCSLCSSVSTLPT